The following are encoded in a window of Rosa chinensis cultivar Old Blush chromosome 4, RchiOBHm-V2, whole genome shotgun sequence genomic DNA:
- the LOC112199253 gene encoding putative disease resistance protein RGA3 has protein sequence MAAEFLLTFAAEEILTKVSSLASQELTLAWGFKAELKKLGKSLSTIQDFLCGAADQKAQDRSKAVEDWVKKLKDIAHEADDVLDDFNYEVLRRKVELQNHMKRKVLNFLSASNPLLFRLKMAHKIKKINDALVELKNEAAFINLVAKRRDSSPGGDQSDRDQTDSFFEKDEKVVGREDVVSKIVESLTNSNNQQDLSVMAFVGMPGLGKTTLAKSVYNEPAIDTHFHKKIWVCVSNTFDVDVILSQMLDSLNGHNAGSKNRDALLKSLQDKLTGKKYVLVLDDVWSENRLKWESLISCLSKLNSTPGSSIIVTTRSANVASIAETLPRPKLRNLSNDECWSILKQKVLNLEVTDVIDKDRERIGRAIAEKCGGVPLVAKVLGSIMRSKTSRDEWLAIQESEIWDLPGEEDRIMSVLKLSFNNLKSPRLKQCFAYCSMLKKDFKIERDNLIQLWMAQGLLQLSTDKNHHEEDTGNEYFNILLKNSLFQEVTEGGIITKYTMHDLVHDLAEKVSRCESLTRDSNDTCGVRHFAHIPTSTLHSMLETVGRLHSVFSFTRSQISFFPSSEHCGF, from the exons ATGGCAGCTGAATTTCTGCTCACTTTCGCTGCTGAAGAAATTCTGACCAAGGTGTCTTCACTTGCCTCTCAAGAACTCACCCTTGCATGGGGGTTCAAGGCCGAACTGAAGAAGCTCGGGAAGTCCTTGTCCACCATTCAAGATTTCTTATGCGGCGCTGCGGATCAGAAAGCACAAGATCGGAGCAAGGCAGTAGAGGATTGGGTCAAGAAACTGAAAGACATAGCTCACGAGGCAGATGATGTTTTGGATGATTTCAACTATGAAGTTCTACGGCGCAAAGTGGAACTGCAAAACCACATGAAGAGAAAGGTACTCAACTTCCTTTCTGCCTCCAATCCCCTTTTGTTTCGTCTCAAAATGGCGCATAAGATTAAGAAGATCAATGATGCTTTGGTGGAGCTCAAGAATGAGGCAGCTTTCATCAACTTGGTTGCAAAGAGAAGAGATTCAAGCCCTGGAGGGGATCAGTCGGATCGAGATCAAACGGACTCTTTTTTTGAGAAGGATGAAAAGGTTGTTGGAAGGGAGGATGTTGTGTCAAAAATAGTTGAGAGCTTGACCAACTCCAACAATCAGCAGGATCTTTCGGTTATGGCCTTTGTTGGAATGCCTGGACTGGGAAAGACGACTTTGGCTAAATCAGTGTACAATGAACCTGCTATAGATACACACTTCCATAAGAAAATATGGGTGTGTGTATCTAACACTTTCGATGTCGATGTGATTTTAAGCCAGATGTTAGACTCTCTAAACGGGCATAATGCAGGATCGAAAAATCGAGATGCATTGCTTAAATCTCTTCAAGATAAGCTGACAGGGAAGAAATATGTTCTTGTACTAGATGATGTTTGGAGCGAGAATAGATTGAAATGGGAAAGTTTGATAAGTTGTTTGTCAAAGCTGAATTCTACTCCGGGAAGCAGCATTATCGTCACCACCCGCAGTGCCAATGTGGCATCTATTGCTGAAACACTTCCCAGACCTAAACTGAGAAATCTATCAAATGACGAATGTTGGTCCATTTTGAAGCAAAAAGTATTGAATTTAGAGGTGACTGATGTCATTGATAAAGATCGAGAAAGAATTGGGAGGGCGATTGCTGAAAAGTGTGGAGGTGTACCCTTAGTGGCAAAG GTTTTGGGAAGCATAATGCGCTCTAAAACTAGTAGAGATGAATGGTTGGCAATTCAAGAAAGTGAAATATGGGATTTACCTGGAGAAGAGGATAGAATCATGTCGGTATTGAAGTTGAGTTTTAATAACTTGAAATCACCGCGTTTGAAGCAGTGTTTTGCATATTGCTCAATGTTGAAGAAAGATTTtaaaattgaaagagataaTTTGATCCAACTTTGGATGGCTCAGGGATTGCTCCAACTTTCAACTGACAAAAATCATCACGAAGAGGATACAGGCAATGAGTATTTTAATATTCTATTGAAAAACTCCTTATTTCAAGAGGTAACTGAAGGTGGCATTATTACCAAGTACACGATGCACGATCTTGTGCATGATCTTGCAGAAAAAGTATCCAGATGTGAGAGCTTGACACGAGATTCAAATGATACATGTGGGGTTCGACATTTTGCGCATATTCCTACTTCAACACTACACAGCATGTTAGAAACTGTTGGGAGATTGCACTCAGTATTTTCATTTACCAGGTCCCAGATATCATTTTTTCCAAGTTCAGAGCATTGCGGGTTTTAA